In one Spirosoma rigui genomic region, the following are encoded:
- a CDS encoding transketolase, which translates to MTTEAIDIQTIRKQLRLRVLGLYNQAHAGHIGCSLSCIDLMIATLVLRKRPQDTFLLSKGHAAAALYTCLNYLGDISDDELATYYMNGTTLPAHPAPNKHKGIPFATGSLGHGLPIGVGIAHASKLLGDDSRVYVLMSDGETNEGTTWEAAHFALQHGLDNLVVLVDKNGLQGFGNTADVFGDTADARKWEAIGFETVEVDGHDVAAIGTTLDQLQTQSTGAGKPKMVIAHTVKGKGVSYMENRLEWHYLPMTPAQYEEACADVVAMPADSYPA; encoded by the coding sequence ATGACTACCGAAGCCATCGATATACAAACAATCCGTAAACAGCTCAGACTACGGGTTCTGGGTCTGTACAACCAGGCCCATGCCGGTCACATTGGCTGCTCGCTCAGCTGCATCGACCTGATGATTGCCACCCTCGTGCTCCGCAAACGTCCGCAGGATACGTTCCTGCTGTCGAAAGGCCACGCGGCTGCGGCCTTGTACACCTGCCTGAACTACCTGGGCGATATCTCGGACGACGAGCTGGCTACCTACTACATGAACGGCACTACCCTGCCCGCCCACCCGGCTCCCAACAAGCACAAAGGCATTCCCTTCGCCACGGGTTCGCTGGGCCACGGGTTGCCCATCGGCGTTGGCATTGCCCATGCCAGCAAGCTCCTCGGCGACGATTCGCGGGTGTATGTTCTGATGTCGGACGGCGAAACCAACGAAGGAACAACCTGGGAAGCGGCCCATTTTGCCCTGCAGCACGGCCTCGACAACCTGGTGGTGCTGGTCGATAAAAATGGCCTGCAGGGCTTTGGTAATACGGCCGATGTATTCGGGGATACGGCCGACGCCCGCAAATGGGAAGCCATTGGTTTTGAAACGGTTGAGGTAGACGGACACGACGTAGCGGCCATCGGCACTACGCTCGATCAGCTCCAGACCCAGTCGACCGGCGCGGGAAAGCCAAAAATGGTCATTGCGCATACGGTAAAAGGCAAAGGGGTTTCTTACATGGAAAACCGGCTGGAATGGCACTACCTGCCAATGACACCGGCTCAGTATGAAGAGGCCTGCGCCGACGTTGTGGCCATGCCCGCCGATTCGTACCCAGCCTGA